The genomic stretch ACCACCAGCCGGGAGACGCGGTCCCTCCTCAACGCGGAGCCGTCGCCCACCAGCTCCTCGCCGAAGACGCGCGCCAGCTCCTCCAACGTCACGTTCTCCACGGGGAGCACGGTGATGTCGCGCGCGAGGAAGTGCAGCGTCTCCCCGTTGAAGTGCGCCGCCACGTTGCCCTTGGCGTCCGTCTCCAGCCGCAGGTGCGGGGAGCGCCCCGGTAACATGAAGGTCTCGTTCCACCCGTGACAGCGCTCGATGATGGCGCGCTTCATGGGCTTGTAGTCGGAGAGCATCCCGTTCTCCGTCACCTCGCCGGTGATGGCGACGTAGACGGTGAAGTTGTGGCCATGCAGGTTCTCGCGCTCCGTGGCGGAGAAGATGGTGAAGTGCCCGGCCGAGAACTTCATCTCTTCCTTGTGGAGCTCGATGGTCGTCGTGCGTGGCATGGGCGACCACCTCGTTAGCACCAAGCCAGGACCACCTCAACGGGCCCGGAGGGCCCGGTGTCCACCGGATGTGCAACCCAGTGACGGATGGAGCCGCCAGGTCCTGGCCTCCCGGGGGCCTGGTGCGCGATTCTACCGGGCCCATGCTCCTGCCCCTGCTCACCCTGGGTGTGCTCCTCGCCACGAAGCCTGCACCCGCGGAGAAGGTCTTCACTCCCTGTCCCCGGGACACGCCCGAGTGGACGGCCGCGCGCGAGCGGCTCGCCGCGCTGGACGCGAGGCTGGGCGGCCTGCCGGACGAAGGCGACGCGGACGGGGCGTTCGCGGCGCTCCAGCAGACGCTCGCCTCGCGCTGTTTCGAGATGAGCCGGGAGGAGAAGGCCGATCGCCCGGAGAAGGGCGTGCTGGCGTCGCAGCTGCGGACGTGGTGGCGGGACGGCGGGAAGGCGTGGGTGGAGTCCTATCTGGACCTGGGGACTCCCGGCGCTCGCACCGTGGTGCTGCCCCCGAGCGTGCGCCCGATGCTCGCCAGGGAGACGGCCCCGAAGGACCATCGCCTCGCCAGCCTGCTGTGCCCCCTGTCCGACCTGGCGTGCGCGAAGGGGACGGAGGCGTGGTTCGCGCGCGCGGACGCGGCGTTCCTGCCGGAGAACCTCGCGAGGTCGGGCATCTCGCGGGACGAGAGACGCGTGGACCCCTTCGACACCTGCGAGGAGGCGGCCCTGAAGCGCCCCAAGCGCTGGCGCTATACCCTGTGGCGCCGCTGCCTCGGCGACACCCTGAATTCGGAGTCCGCGCTCCCGCTCGTCCGGCTCCGGGCCCCCGGGGATGGGTGGCTCGTGCTGCGCGGGCGGCGCGGCCATTACGAATTCTGCGACGAGCTGCGCGCCTACCACCTGGGCACCGGCGCCGCCTGGGTCTCCCAGAGCTGCAGCGCGCTCGTCCTGCGCGAGGACCCCGAGCACAGGGGCCGGGTGGATGGGAAGAAGACGGACGAGGGGCGCCAGCCGCGGGTGAAGGCGGGCGCGGTGTCGCCGGAGCGGCTGAGGGAGCTGACGTGGGTGCTCCTGCTCGAGGACGAGCCCGCGTCCCGGACCCTCGTGTCGCGTCACACGGTGCCCGAGGGCTTCGCCGTCGAGCTGCGGGAGTCCCCGAGCGAGAACCACGGCACGGTGGGGGGCGCCGTCGGTGGCTCGGTCTGGGGCAACACGGGGCAGACCCGCATCACCTGGCGCTGGTTCCCTCCGGGCGACGCGGAGCCCTTCCATGGGGAGTTCACCTGGCCGGATTCGTCCGACGCCCTCGAGAACCACGCGGACCACCTGCTCGAGGCCCTGGAGAAGGACTTCGTCGAGGGGTGTCCTCGCAAGCCCGCGCCGCTCGACGTGCTCGACTTCACGCGCGCGACGACGGTGAACCGGGTCGATGCCCCCGACGGCGTGGCGAAGCCCCAGGACACCCTCCTCGAAGTGCTCCGCGCCTGGAAGGCCCCCGCCTCCTGCGCCACGCCTCCCCCCTGACGGACAGGTCCGCCGGGAGGTCGGACCCGGGACGTCTCCCGACCCGCGAGAAGATTGCGTTGCGCGCCGGACCCACCGGCAATTAGTAATGGCCGGTGTTGCAATTTCCTCCCTGGAGGAGGCCGTCCATGTCCCGCGCGTCCCGCAGTCTCCGACGCTGTTGTCGCCAACGCTGAGGTTGGCTCTGCGCTGAAATCTGGCTGGGGCGCCGCGTGGCGCACCGGAGCCGTGTCAGGTTCCGGGGACACAGCCCGTTCCGGCCGCTGAATTTCGTCCCATACCCCGAAAGCGTCATGTCCTCCGGTGGGTGGCACCGGCCGGGAGGCGTGCGCGTGTGTTTCCCTCGTCTCGTGCCGTGACGGCCGGCTGGAGGTGTGTCCGCGCGAGCGCGGGGACGCCTGGGGCCGTCCGCGTCCCGGCGGTTGGAGTTCTTCGATGAATTGGCGACGTACGGTGGCGGGAGGCGCGCTGGCGCTCCCGCTGGTGGTGGGTGGTTTTGTCCTCGCGCGGGGGGATGCGGAGGCGCAGGAGGGGGGCGGCGGCGCGAAGATGGCGCCGCCTCCGGTGGTGGTGGCGGAGGTGGTGACCCGCCCGGTGTCGGAGAGCGCCGAGTACACGGGCGTGCTCGCGGCGGTGCAGAGCGTGGAGCTGCGGGCCCGCGTGGGCGGATACATCGACGCGGTCCGCTTCGCGGAGGGCGGCCTCGTCACCCAGGGGCAGGTGTTGTTCCAGCTGGACGCCCGCACGTTCGAGGCGGCGCTGGCGCGGGCCCAGGCGGACCTCAAGCAGGCCGAGGAGCGCCGGACGCTGGCCGAGCGCAAGTACGACCGGGGCGAGAAGCTGGTGGCCGAGCACGCCATCTCCCGCAGCGACTTCGACGTGCTGATCGCGGAGAAGGCGGAGGCCGGGGCGCGGGTGGAGGCGGCGCGGGCGGCGGTGCGGTCCGCGGAGATCGACCTGCATGACACCCGCGTGCGGGCGCCCATCTCCGGGCGCGTGGGCCGGGCGCTCGTCACCCCCGGCAACCTGGTCAGCGGTGGGAGCGCTGGCGCGACGCTGCTCACCACCCTCACGTCCGTGGAGCCGTTCCACGTCTTCTTCGACGTGGACGAGGCGACGTACCTGCGCTTCGCGGGCAGTGCCTCCGGCGCGCGCGGCAAGGACGGCCGGGTCAACCCGGTGCCCGTGCGCGTGGCGCTGACGGGGGAGCAGGGCTTCACGCGCGAGGCCCGGCTGGACTTCCTGGACAACCAGGTGTCACCGGCGACGGGCACGGCGCGGGCCCGGGCGGTGCTGCCCAACCCGGATGGGAAGCTGGCGGCGGGGCTGTTCGCGCGGGTGCGGTTGGAGACGGGCGCGGCGAAGCCCACGGTGCTCATCCAGGACCAGGCGGTGGCGACGGACCAGAAGGGCCGCTACGTGCTCGTCCTGCGTCAGGACCAGTCGCTGGAGCAACGGCGGGTGGAGCTGGGGGCGACGGAGGCGGGGCTGCGCGTGGTGCGCTCCGGGCTGGTGCCCGGTGAGCGCGTGGTCCTCAAGGGGCTGGCGCGGCCGGGCATGACGGTGACGCCGACGGTGGTGGCCATGGCCGGCTCCGAGCACGCGGAAGGGGCGCGCCCGTGAAGTTCGCCCACTTCTTCGTGGACCGGCCCATCTTCGCGGCCGTGTTGTCCGTGCTGCTGCTCATCGGCGGCGGGCTGTCGCTGGTGCAGCTGCCGCTCAGCGAGTACCCGGCCGTGTCACCGCCGACGGTGGTGGTGCAGGC from Myxococcus stipitatus encodes the following:
- a CDS encoding efflux RND transporter periplasmic adaptor subunit; this translates as MNWRRTVAGGALALPLVVGGFVLARGDAEAQEGGGGAKMAPPPVVVAEVVTRPVSESAEYTGVLAAVQSVELRARVGGYIDAVRFAEGGLVTQGQVLFQLDARTFEAALARAQADLKQAEERRTLAERKYDRGEKLVAEHAISRSDFDVLIAEKAEAGARVEAARAAVRSAEIDLHDTRVRAPISGRVGRALVTPGNLVSGGSAGATLLTTLTSVEPFHVFFDVDEATYLRFAGSASGARGKDGRVNPVPVRVALTGEQGFTREARLDFLDNQVSPATGTARARAVLPNPDGKLAAGLFARVRLETGAAKPTVLIQDQAVATDQKGRYVLVLRQDQSLEQRRVELGATEAGLRVVRSGLVPGERVVLKGLARPGMTVTPTVVAMAGSEHAEGARP
- a CDS encoding 6-pyruvoyl trahydropterin synthase family protein, with the protein product MPRTTTIELHKEEMKFSAGHFTIFSATERENLHGHNFTVYVAITGEVTENGMLSDYKPMKRAIIERCHGWNETFMLPGRSPHLRLETDAKGNVAAHFNGETLHFLARDITVLPVENVTLEELARVFGEELVGDGSALRRDRVSRLVVKCASGPGQWSSWEWSRDD